In Actinomadura luteofluorescens, the sequence CCAGCCGCTCGATCACCTCCGGCCGGGGCGGCGGCCGGAACCGCTGCGGGCGCGGGGCCCGGCGGCGGCCGGTGCGGCGCCCCTGGTTGACCTTGGCGCGCCGGACCTCCTCCACCGCCATCCGGGTCAGCTGCGGGTTCAGCCGGGCCCGGTCCCCGCCCTTGCCGGTGTCGACGAACAGGTCGTACAGCCGCGTCCCCACCAGCATGTGCTGGAAGAGCGGGACGGGGCGGTGCTCGTCCACGATCACCGCGGTGTCGCCGCGGACCTCGTGCAGCCACTCGCCGAACTCCTCGGCGTTGCTGACGGTCGCCGACAGCGCCACGATCCGCACCGAGTCCGGAACGTGGATGATCACCTCTTCCCAGACGGCGCCGCGGAACCGGTCGGCGAGGTAGTGCACCTCGTCCATCACGACGAACGCCAGCCCGGCGAGGGTCTGCGAGCCCGCGTACAGCATGTTGCGCAGGACCTCGGTCGTCATGACGACGATCGGGGCCTCCCCGTTGACGCTGTTGTCGCCGGTCAGCAGGCCCACCTTCTCCGGGCCGTACCGGCGGACGAGGTCGGCGTACTTCTGGTTCGACAGCGCCTTGATCGGCGTGGTGTAGAAGCACTTGGTGCCGCCGGTCAGGGCGAGGTGGACCGCGAACTCCCCCACCACCGTCTTCCCGGAACCGGTGGGTGCGGCGACCAGCACGCCGCTGCCGTCCTCCAGGGCCTGGCACGCCTCCAGCTGGAACGCGTCGAGCTCGAAGTCGTACAGCGTCCGGAAATCCAGCAGGGCCGGGCCGTGCCCGGCGGTGCGCCGGCGGTAGGCGGCGTAGCGCTGGGCCGGGGTCTGTCCGGCCGACGTGGTGTCGGGGGTGGTCATACCATCGAGCCTACGGTTTCGACCGGCCCGATACCCAATCAGCGGGCCCGGTCGCCCTTCTCCAGCTCCGCGTCGATCGACTCGAGGTCGAGGGGCGAGACCTCGTCGTCGGCCAGGCCCGCGTACGGGTCGGGGCGGCGGGCCCGCCTGCGGTCGTTGAGGAAGGCCAGCAGCGCGGCGATCTCGAACAGCAGGACGGTCGGCAGCGCGAGCGCGAGCATCGTGAACGGGTCGGCGCTCGGCGTGGCGACCGCCGCGAACACGAAGATGCCGAACAGGATCAGGCGCTGGGACCGGCGGATCCGCGACGAGCTCAGCACGCCCGCCATGTTCAGCACGACCACGAACAGCGGGAGCTCGAACGTCAGCCCGAACACCAGCAGCATCGTCAGCACGTAGCTGAGGTAGCTGTCGACCGTGATCAGGGGCTTGACGTCGTCGGCGACGAAGCCCAGGAAGATCGCCAGGCCCTTGTCGACGGTGAGGTACGCCAGGGCGGTGCCGACGAAGAACAGCGGGACGGCGGCGCCGAGGAACACGTACGTCCAGCGCCGCTCCCGCTGGTACAGGCCGGGCGCCACGAACGCCCAGAGCTGGTACAGCCAGAACGGCGAGGAGACGACCCCGCCGATGATGCAGGAGATCTTCAGCTTCAGGAAGAACGAGGAGAAGATCCCGTTGACGAACAGGGAGCACTGGTCCTTGTCGACCACGTGGGACTGGGGCAGCGAGCAGTACGGCTGCTTGAGGAAGTCCCAGACGGGGTCGAACAGCAGCCAGCCGAGGACCGCGCCCACCGCGAAGGCCAGCACGGCCTTGATCAGCCTGTTCCGCAGCTCACGGAGGTGGTCCATGAGGGGCATGCGACCGTCGGGGGCGGCGGCGGCTTCGCGCCTGTTCAGCTTCATCGTCGGCATTCGGCTCGGGGGTGGCGGGCGGGTCGTGGCGCGGGGCCGGGTCAGCCCTTGCGCGCCTGACCGGGGTCCGACACCGGGACACCCTGGATCGGCTCGCCCGAGCCCAGCGCACCGCGGGAACGCTGCCCGCTCTCGGAGGCCGCCGCCTCGCGCTCCAGCCGGGCCGCCTCCTCGCGCAGCCGCGCCGCCCTGTCGCGCGCGTCGTCGCCCTGCGAGGACGGCTGCGAGGACGGCATGGTCTTGGCGGGCCGGTCGGCGGGCGCGTCGTCATCGTCCTCGCGCAGGCCCTTGGTCTCGGCCTTCAGGATGCGCGCCGACTTGCCCAGCGAACGGGCGAGCTGGGGCAGCTTCGCCGACCCGAAGATCAGGACGACGACCAGCAGGATGATGAGCAGTTCGGGGGTCCCGATGTTCGGCATGTGCAGTCCTCTTCAACAGGTGACACTCAGGACGATCGTACGCCGTCCCCGGGCGGTTGTGGCGATCGATCGTCTTCCAGCCGGGAGAGTTCATCGCGCAGCGCCGACCGTTCCGGCTCGAGCCGGCGCCTGGTGCGTTCCAGTTCACGTCCGAAACGCCGCACGCCGAGCCACACCTTGAACGCGCACCAGGCGAGCACGGCCAGCCCGGCGAAACCGAGCGCCACCGACACCGAGACCCACGCCACATCCGCCACGCTATCCGATCGGCTCACGCCAGACCGTACCGGGCCAGCGCCCGCGCCGCGTCGCCGCGCACGCCGGCCGCGATCGCCTCCGGGGCCACGACGCGGCCCTGGTCGCCGAGCCGCAGCGCCAGGCCCCGCACCCAGCGGGCGTCCGGGGTGCGCAGGACGACCCGCAGCCGCCCCTCCCCCAGTTCCTCCACGCTCTCGCACGGGTAGTAGTCGGCGACCCACCGGCCGCGCGGGGACAGCTCCAGGGTGACCGCCTCGTCCTGCGGCGAGGGGCGGAACAGGCCGGCGTCCACGTCGATCGGCTCCGCGTCGTCCGGCACCTCGGCGGGCACGTCCAGCATCGACAGGTCGGCGATCCGGTCCAGCTTGAACAGCCGCACCCCCTCGGCCCGGCGGCACCAGCCCTCCAGGTAGGTGGTGCCCTCCACGACCAGCAGCCGCATCGGGTCGACGTCGCGCTCGGTGTTCTCGTCCCGCGCCGGGACG encodes:
- the tatA gene encoding Sec-independent protein translocase subunit TatA; amino-acid sequence: MPNIGTPELLIILLVVVLIFGSAKLPQLARSLGKSARILKAETKGLREDDDDAPADRPAKTMPSSQPSSQGDDARDRAARLREEAARLEREAAASESGQRSRGALGSGEPIQGVPVSDPGQARKG
- the tatC gene encoding twin-arginine translocase subunit TatC → MPLMDHLRELRNRLIKAVLAFAVGAVLGWLLFDPVWDFLKQPYCSLPQSHVVDKDQCSLFVNGIFSSFFLKLKISCIIGGVVSSPFWLYQLWAFVAPGLYQRERRWTYVFLGAAVPLFFVGTALAYLTVDKGLAIFLGFVADDVKPLITVDSYLSYVLTMLLVFGLTFELPLFVVVLNMAGVLSSSRIRRSQRLILFGIFVFAAVATPSADPFTMLALALPTVLLFEIAALLAFLNDRRRARRPDPYAGLADDEVSPLDLESIDAELEKGDRAR